A window of Paenibacillus polygoni contains these coding sequences:
- a CDS encoding TIGR04086 family membrane protein: MQFVRRLFSVRINSPLLSGLNAAFIWMFIGAFVLSLFLWLTGMREQDLSFYTYVVHAVSLLIGGFISGKRSNERGWYHGGIMGAVYGLLILVIGFLALESSLQLQDILQWGAAFILGAIGGIFGVNVDKS; the protein is encoded by the coding sequence ATGCAATTTGTTCGCCGTTTGTTTTCTGTACGAATTAATAGTCCTCTGCTTTCTGGTTTAAATGCAGCTTTTATCTGGATGTTTATCGGTGCATTCGTTTTATCGCTTTTTCTTTGGCTTACAGGGATGCGTGAACAGGATTTATCGTTTTATACTTATGTAGTACATGCTGTTTCATTACTCATAGGCGGGTTCATATCAGGCAAAAGATCTAACGAGCGCGGATGGTATCACGGCGGTATTATGGGAGCGGTATATGGACTGCTGATCCTTGTCATTGGTTTCCTTGCTCTTGAGTCCTCCTTGCAACTGCAAGATATACTGCAATGGGGTGCTGCCTTTATTCTAGGAGCAATCGGCGGTATTTTTGGAGTGAATGTAGATAAATCGTAA
- the yajC gene encoding preprotein translocase subunit YajC has protein sequence MLNFTATTNAAGGGLQLIIMMVLMFAVFYFLLIRPQQKRQKEHRNLLNSLKKGDKVVTIGGLHGTITEVMDDTVVLRVNDVTKLTFNRSSISAVSPRESAEDKA, from the coding sequence ATGTTGAATTTCACAGCAACAACGAATGCAGCTGGCGGAGGTTTGCAGCTTATCATTATGATGGTACTTATGTTTGCAGTGTTTTACTTCCTGCTCATTAGACCACAGCAAAAAAGACAAAAAGAACATCGAAACTTATTGAATTCCTTGAAAAAGGGAGACAAAGTAGTTACGATTGGCGGCCTTCACGGTACGATCACAGAGGTAATGGATGATACGGTTGTACTGCGTGTAAACGATGTCACTAAACTGACATTTAACCGCAGCAGTATTAGTGCTGTATCTCCTAGAGAGAGCGCTGAAGATAAAGCGTAA
- the tgt gene encoding tRNA guanosine(34) transglycosylase Tgt has product MSAAITYEHIKTCKQSGARLGRVHTPHGVIETPIFMPVGTQATVKTMSPEELKEMEAQIILSNTYHLFLRPGHDIVREAGGLHKFMNWDRPILTDSGGFQVFSLSEMRKITEEGVHFRSHLNGDKLFLSPEVAMDIQNSLGSDIMMAFDECPPYPADYEYVKKSLERTSRWAERCLESHARPNDQGLFAIVQGGMHEDLRKQSARDLTSMDFPGYAIGGLSVGEPKHLMYDVLDYTVPLLPSNKPRYLMGVGSPDALIEGAIRGIDMFDCVLPTRIARNGTTMTSQGRLVVRNAKYARDFGPLDPECNCYTCRNYSRAYLRHLIKADETFGLRLTTYHNLHFLLDLMKKVRQAIMDDRLLDFRDEFFDQYGLHDNDKGF; this is encoded by the coding sequence ATGTCAGCAGCGATAACCTATGAACACATTAAAACTTGTAAACAATCGGGAGCACGTCTTGGGCGCGTTCATACTCCGCACGGAGTGATCGAGACTCCTATTTTTATGCCAGTAGGCACACAAGCAACGGTGAAAACGATGAGTCCGGAAGAACTCAAAGAAATGGAAGCACAGATTATTCTGAGCAATACCTATCATTTGTTTCTCAGACCAGGACACGATATTGTTCGTGAAGCAGGTGGACTTCACAAATTTATGAACTGGGATCGCCCTATTTTGACAGATAGCGGTGGTTTTCAGGTATTTTCCCTCAGTGAAATGAGAAAAATAACAGAGGAAGGCGTGCACTTCCGCTCTCATTTGAATGGAGATAAATTGTTCCTTTCTCCTGAGGTTGCCATGGATATTCAAAACTCACTAGGTTCTGATATTATGATGGCCTTTGATGAGTGTCCGCCTTATCCGGCAGACTATGAATATGTTAAAAAATCACTTGAGAGAACAAGCCGCTGGGCTGAACGCTGTCTTGAAAGTCATGCGCGGCCAAATGACCAGGGATTGTTCGCAATCGTTCAAGGCGGAATGCATGAAGATTTGCGTAAACAGAGCGCTCGAGATTTGACTTCCATGGATTTCCCGGGGTATGCTATTGGTGGACTGAGTGTGGGAGAACCCAAACATTTAATGTATGATGTACTGGATTACACCGTACCTTTGCTGCCTAGTAACAAACCTCGTTATTTAATGGGGGTAGGTTCACCAGACGCATTGATTGAAGGTGCAATCCGTGGAATAGATATGTTTGACTGTGTGCTTCCAACTCGTATTGCCCGAAATGGGACAACGATGACAAGTCAAGGCAGACTCGTTGTTCGTAACGCGAAATACGCCCGTGATTTTGGTCCACTTGATCCTGAGTGCAATTGCTACACTTGCCGGAATTATTCAAGGGCTTATCTTCGTCACTTGATCAAGGCTGATGAAACATTTGGTCTAAGGCTTACTACGTACCATAACCTTCATTTCTTGTTAGACTTGATGAAGAAAGTACGTCAAGCGATTATGGATGACCGGTTGCTTGATTTCCGGGATGAATTTTTTGATCAATATGGATTGCATGATAATGACAAAGGGTTCTAA
- the queA gene encoding tRNA preQ1(34) S-adenosylmethionine ribosyltransferase-isomerase QueA — protein MNVDLYDFELPESLIAQTPLENRTASRLLTLNKDSGEMEHHTFSDIINYLHPGDTLILNDTRVIPARLFGLKEDTGAKAEVLLLHNLGDNRWETLVKPGKRLKKGAVIRFGDELSATIEEETDMGGRIIRFHYEGIFQEILDRLGQMPLPPYIKEKLEDKERYQTVYAKHEGSAAAPTAGLHFTTELLEAIKQKGVRIGFLTLHVGLGTFRPMSVDVVEDHVMHAEYYSLSQETADLINETKKNGGRVIAVGTTSCRTLETVGNQFEGQDLAASSGWTDIFIYPGYTFKVVDALITNFHLPKSTLVMLVSALAGREQIMKAYNEAVKQQYRFFSFGDSMFIYSDRG, from the coding sequence ATGAATGTAGATCTATATGATTTTGAGTTACCTGAATCTCTAATTGCTCAGACACCGCTTGAAAATCGAACTGCATCAAGACTCCTGACGCTGAACAAGGACAGCGGGGAAATGGAACACCATACTTTTTCAGATATCATTAATTATCTTCATCCCGGTGATACGTTGATTCTAAATGATACAAGAGTTATACCTGCAAGACTGTTTGGTCTAAAAGAAGATACAGGAGCCAAAGCTGAAGTACTTCTCCTCCATAATCTTGGCGACAATCGCTGGGAGACCCTTGTTAAGCCAGGGAAAAGACTGAAAAAAGGAGCTGTCATCCGTTTTGGAGACGAGTTGTCAGCAACGATTGAAGAAGAGACCGATATGGGGGGACGGATTATCCGTTTCCATTATGAAGGTATTTTCCAGGAAATATTGGACCGGCTTGGTCAAATGCCACTACCTCCCTATATCAAAGAAAAATTAGAAGATAAAGAGCGGTACCAAACCGTTTACGCCAAACATGAAGGGTCTGCAGCCGCTCCAACGGCAGGGCTTCATTTTACTACTGAACTGCTTGAGGCAATTAAACAAAAAGGAGTTCGCATTGGTTTTCTTACTCTCCATGTAGGACTTGGAACGTTTAGACCGATGTCAGTAGATGTAGTAGAAGATCATGTGATGCATGCCGAGTATTACTCTCTTTCGCAAGAAACAGCAGATTTAATTAACGAGACGAAGAAGAACGGCGGAAGAGTCATTGCGGTTGGGACCACGAGTTGCCGAACACTGGAGACGGTGGGAAATCAATTTGAAGGTCAAGACTTGGCAGCAAGCAGCGGCTGGACGGATATTTTTATATATCCAGGATATACGTTCAAAGTAGTGGATGCACTCATTACGAATTTCCATCTTCCCAAGTCTACTCTTGTGATGCTGGTTAGTGCTCTTGCAGGCAGAGAGCAAATCATGAAAGCTTATAATGAGGCAGTGAAACAACAATATCGTTTCTTTAGTTTTGGAGATTCGATGTTTATTTATTCAGATAGAGGATGA
- a CDS encoding SpoIID/LytB domain-containing protein gives MNRIKKTQNVRSLWKKGAKMTLAAVLLAGSLWGPLPSASAAINDTIRVALFADLGSTYRSTTPAVTLQTDGDWTAGMNGASGYESWISLPASTQTRFSVDGFRVKVLETDVFKTASGAAKVLQGTADKPIIYQSSKSGKTIYQVYTGNYSTSALAEAAAVRTQKTAASYLAGQKPVVKGSKHSQAGVFASKKEADTMRDTVAASGYDAFTVIQSEGGRPEYAVWIGEETTDASLAALEKLVKVKLPELSLSSVNAGMNALIIRQDVTLNLVSPEVTNHYIVSGTDMKLMLDSSSTGIKVAERSERTYRGDFEISAYNGQLALVNQVPLEEYLYSVVGAEVYPSWPAESLKAQSVAARSYALFQGNKFKIANVVDTTLSQAYNGIGSEHQNVTDAVNATAGEVIKSGGKVVEAIFSSNAGGITADPSEVWNGGGTLFASVDSAGDKSAQEGTHNWYHVLLSDGKTGYIREDNTKLLEGVTAAGLPKLTVTAKNTNVRKIPLIQSSVSPVAQINPGAELVILGETKESGTYSWMRGPFTSAEISAMLQGKISTTVPSTISSLEVTNRGPSGRAVEVKANGQVLGVKYGDAYRSAFGSLPSTLFDITNTGSYTVLGANGQVVTKSGAAGTSVVSSSGTTSYSGDSLVVMNKDSEARAVSKTQAFLFTGQGYGHGLGLSQWGAKGLADEGYDYQSILKHYYQNVTIVKE, from the coding sequence ATGAACCGAATAAAGAAAACTCAAAATGTCCGCTCTTTATGGAAAAAGGGAGCTAAGATGACCCTTGCTGCAGTACTGCTGGCAGGTAGTTTATGGGGGCCGCTTCCATCAGCTAGTGCTGCAATAAATGACACGATTCGTGTCGCATTGTTCGCAGATCTCGGAAGCACCTATAGATCCACTACACCTGCAGTTACACTTCAAACCGATGGAGATTGGACTGCGGGGATGAATGGGGCATCCGGTTATGAGTCTTGGATCTCATTACCTGCCTCGACACAAACTCGTTTTAGTGTCGATGGTTTTCGTGTGAAAGTGCTAGAAACAGATGTATTTAAGACAGCTTCCGGAGCCGCAAAAGTACTGCAAGGAACGGCCGACAAACCCATCATTTATCAATCTTCTAAAAGCGGAAAAACCATATATCAAGTTTACACAGGAAACTACTCGACATCAGCTCTTGCGGAAGCAGCAGCAGTACGAACCCAGAAGACAGCTGCTTCTTATTTAGCTGGACAAAAGCCTGTTGTGAAAGGAAGCAAGCATAGTCAAGCAGGAGTATTTGCAAGTAAGAAAGAAGCAGATACAATGCGTGATACGGTGGCTGCCAGCGGTTATGATGCCTTTACAGTCATCCAGTCGGAAGGCGGCAGGCCTGAATATGCAGTTTGGATTGGTGAAGAAACAACAGATGCTTCTTTAGCTGCGTTAGAAAAACTTGTGAAAGTTAAATTGCCAGAGCTATCTTTAAGTTCGGTAAATGCGGGAATGAATGCGTTAATTATTAGGCAAGATGTGACTCTTAATTTAGTCTCTCCAGAAGTAACCAATCACTATATCGTAAGCGGTACTGATATGAAGTTAATGCTGGATTCGAGTAGCACTGGCATAAAAGTAGCAGAGCGTTCCGAACGTACATATCGAGGAGATTTTGAAATAAGTGCATATAACGGACAGCTCGCTCTTGTCAATCAAGTGCCACTTGAAGAGTATCTGTATTCCGTTGTTGGAGCTGAAGTATACCCGTCCTGGCCAGCGGAATCGTTAAAAGCACAATCCGTTGCTGCGCGGAGCTATGCACTTTTTCAAGGGAATAAATTTAAGATTGCTAATGTGGTAGATACAACGTTAAGCCAAGCTTATAACGGAATCGGATCGGAACATCAGAATGTAACTGATGCAGTAAATGCTACAGCCGGAGAAGTTATTAAAAGCGGTGGGAAAGTGGTTGAGGCTATCTTTTCTTCCAATGCGGGAGGAATAACGGCAGATCCGTCTGAAGTATGGAATGGGGGCGGGACTCTATTCGCAAGCGTAGATAGTGCAGGAGATAAGTCTGCCCAAGAAGGAACACACAATTGGTATCATGTACTTCTAAGTGACGGAAAGACAGGATATATCCGGGAAGATAATACAAAGCTCTTGGAAGGGGTAACTGCGGCAGGACTGCCTAAACTTACGGTTACAGCTAAAAATACAAATGTTCGTAAAATCCCTCTGATCCAGTCGAGCGTATCTCCTGTAGCCCAGATAAATCCAGGTGCTGAATTGGTTATTTTGGGGGAAACAAAAGAATCGGGTACGTACAGCTGGATGCGCGGACCGTTTACATCTGCGGAGATTTCAGCGATGCTTCAAGGGAAAATATCAACGACTGTTCCCTCCACAATTTCTAGCTTGGAAGTAACAAACCGGGGTCCATCTGGTAGAGCAGTAGAAGTGAAAGCGAATGGACAAGTGCTTGGTGTTAAATACGGTGATGCATATCGCAGTGCTTTTGGAAGTTTACCGAGTACTTTGTTTGATATTACGAATACCGGAAGTTATACTGTACTAGGTGCAAATGGACAGGTTGTGACTAAATCTGGGGCAGCTGGAACTTCTGTAGTATCATCCTCAGGTACGACATCTTATTCTGGAGACTCCCTGGTTGTCATGAACAAAGACAGCGAGGCAAGAGCAGTCAGTAAGACCCAAGCTTTTCTGTTTACAGGTCAAGGATATGGGCACGGGCTGGGTCTGTCTCAGTGGGGAGCAAAAGGACTTGCAGATGAAGGGTATGATTACCAGTCTATTTTGAAACACTATTATCAGAACGTAACTATAGTTAAGGAATGA
- the ruvB gene encoding Holliday junction branch migration DNA helicase RuvB, whose protein sequence is MDDRIISANLMMEDQAVELSLRPRYLNEYIGQDQVKENLKVYIEAAKMRNEALDHVLLYGPPGLGKTTLSNIIANELGVNLRTTSGPAIERPGDLAALLTNLQEGDVLFIDEIHRLNRSVEEVLYPAMEDFALDIMIGKGPSARSVRLDLPPFTLIGATTRAGLLSAPLRDRFGVISRLEFYTVDELTFIVSRTADLLGIEIVGDAAEEIALRSRGTPRIANRLLKRVRDFAMVRGDGIITSSLAEEALKRLQIDPRGLDDIDYKMLKSMITSFRGGPVGLDTIAATIGEESQTIEDVYEPYLLQIGFLQRTPRGRMVTPAAYAHLGIPMPTDR, encoded by the coding sequence ATGGATGACCGGATTATATCCGCCAACCTGATGATGGAAGATCAAGCGGTGGAGCTGAGTTTGCGTCCCCGCTATTTGAATGAATATATTGGACAAGATCAAGTAAAGGAAAACTTAAAGGTATACATTGAAGCTGCCAAAATGAGAAATGAAGCACTGGATCATGTGCTCTTATACGGCCCGCCAGGACTAGGTAAAACCACGCTGTCAAACATTATTGCGAATGAACTTGGTGTGAACCTGCGGACGACTTCTGGACCGGCGATTGAACGGCCTGGGGATCTTGCAGCTTTGCTGACCAATCTTCAAGAAGGGGATGTCCTGTTTATTGATGAAATTCACAGGCTTAATCGTTCTGTAGAGGAAGTGCTTTACCCTGCAATGGAGGACTTTGCCCTTGATATTATGATTGGTAAAGGTCCAAGTGCGCGTTCCGTGCGTCTAGATCTCCCGCCTTTTACTTTGATTGGAGCTACAACAAGAGCAGGCCTGTTATCTGCTCCGCTTCGAGATCGGTTTGGAGTGATCAGCCGGCTTGAGTTTTACACAGTGGATGAGTTAACTTTTATCGTTTCTCGTACAGCCGATTTACTTGGTATTGAAATTGTTGGAGATGCAGCAGAAGAGATTGCACTTCGGTCGAGAGGGACACCGCGTATTGCAAACCGTCTGCTCAAACGTGTTCGGGATTTTGCCATGGTACGAGGGGATGGTATCATTACTTCTTCACTAGCAGAAGAGGCACTTAAAAGACTGCAAATCGATCCGCGTGGACTTGACGATATTGATTATAAGATGCTGAAATCGATGATCACAAGCTTCCGCGGAGGACCGGTTGGTCTTGATACGATCGCAGCTACCATTGGAGAAGAAAGTCAAACGATTGAAGATGTATATGAGCCGTATCTTCTGCAAATTGGTTTTCTGCAAAGAACTCCGCGAGGCAGAATGGTGACTCCAGCTGCTTATGCGCATCTAGGAATTCCAATGCCTACAGATCGATAA
- the ruvA gene encoding Holliday junction branch migration protein RuvA → MIDYIKGPVVIIENDYVVVDVQGIGYQIFCPNPYIFAKQEGTVTVYTHHHVREDAMLLYGFGSREEQQLFRKLIEVSGIGPRVALGILTGGTPEQLVTAIHQENITFLTKLPGIGKKTAQRMILDLKDKLDGFGGAIYATGLFAPNVAAEGDGSYWSEAREGLKALGYTDSELDKVWLRMKNDTTAEDTADVLMKKALKMLFTG, encoded by the coding sequence ATGATCGACTATATCAAAGGACCGGTCGTAATCATTGAGAATGATTATGTCGTAGTGGATGTGCAGGGAATTGGATATCAGATTTTCTGTCCTAATCCTTATATTTTCGCTAAACAGGAAGGTACCGTTACAGTATACACACATCACCATGTAAGAGAAGATGCGATGCTGCTTTATGGGTTTGGAAGTCGTGAAGAACAGCAGCTGTTTCGAAAACTCATTGAAGTATCAGGAATTGGTCCTCGTGTCGCTCTTGGGATTTTAACGGGAGGTACGCCAGAGCAGCTGGTTACTGCGATTCACCAAGAAAATATTACTTTCCTGACCAAACTTCCAGGGATCGGCAAGAAGACAGCACAGCGTATGATTCTGGATCTAAAAGACAAGCTGGATGGGTTTGGAGGAGCGATATATGCCACTGGACTCTTTGCTCCTAATGTAGCAGCTGAAGGCGACGGCTCATACTGGTCCGAGGCTAGAGAAGGTCTGAAAGCCCTGGGATATACAGACAGTGAGCTTGATAAAGTATGGCTTCGCATGAAAAACGATACAACCGCAGAAGATACAGCAGATGTACTTATGAAGAAAGCTCTGAAAATGCTCTTTACCGGATAA
- the ruvC gene encoding crossover junction endodeoxyribonuclease RuvC gives MRFLGIDPGIAIVGFGFIDKTGSKLTPVQYGCIQTEAHTPDEERLLHVYEAMLQLIDKYKPDAVALEKLFFNRNVTTAMSVSQARGVLILAAIQRGLPIAEYTPMQVKQAIVGYGKAEKRQVQEMVKMYLKLQAIPKPDDVADALAVAICHAHSYTLNSKLNEVFKK, from the coding sequence TTGCGTTTTTTAGGAATTGACCCAGGTATTGCTATCGTTGGTTTTGGTTTTATAGATAAAACAGGGAGTAAACTCACTCCTGTTCAATATGGATGTATACAGACAGAGGCCCATACACCCGATGAGGAAAGACTCCTTCATGTGTATGAGGCGATGTTGCAACTAATTGATAAATATAAGCCTGATGCTGTGGCATTAGAGAAGCTATTTTTTAATCGAAATGTGACGACAGCCATGTCAGTCAGTCAAGCAAGGGGCGTGTTGATTCTCGCAGCAATTCAAAGAGGATTACCGATTGCGGAGTATACGCCGATGCAGGTTAAACAGGCTATTGTGGGCTATGGTAAAGCAGAGAAGAGACAAGTTCAGGAAATGGTCAAAATGTACCTCAAGCTACAAGCCATCCCTAAACCGGATGACGTAGCTGATGCACTGGCTGTAGCGATCTGTCATGCTCATTCTTATACACTAAATTCTAAGTTAAATGAGGTTTTTAAAAAATGA
- a CDS encoding BofC C-terminal domain-containing protein — MKFLNFNKRWKKIKRTLTTFTICILLAVLAGAGLPISQMMQSLLTTGSIEVMEEDASFEEDSTMAQASLLQQIRSNDKLRRVFLEKKYVCGTETMNLGNFTPEEMVTLIKQHPGWSGYIEAESDLVVQETVNDLSPHCKENAYMSLDKEGNLTLFDGKPKEEKTIRTFFQLDVGSMETSLPAGVLEQLQNGIRVQDIEEYNSVLSTFGDYAVAPVGNIIE, encoded by the coding sequence TTGAAGTTCCTTAATTTTAATAAACGTTGGAAAAAAATCAAACGAACGTTAACAACTTTCACGATATGTATTTTACTTGCAGTATTAGCCGGGGCCGGCTTACCGATCTCTCAAATGATGCAATCCCTCTTAACCACAGGCAGCATAGAAGTGATGGAAGAAGACGCATCCTTTGAAGAGGACAGCACCATGGCCCAAGCCAGTCTATTGCAACAGATTCGTTCAAACGACAAATTGCGGCGAGTTTTTTTAGAGAAGAAGTATGTTTGTGGTACAGAAACGATGAACTTAGGTAACTTCACTCCTGAAGAAATGGTTACTCTAATCAAGCAGCATCCTGGTTGGTCTGGTTATATAGAGGCGGAAAGTGATTTAGTAGTGCAGGAAACCGTTAATGACCTGTCTCCGCATTGCAAAGAGAACGCATATATGAGTTTGGACAAAGAAGGAAACCTAACCCTCTTTGATGGAAAGCCGAAGGAAGAAAAGACCATTCGTACTTTTTTTCAACTTGATGTTGGTTCGATGGAAACCTCTTTACCAGCCGGCGTTCTTGAGCAACTGCAAAATGGCATACGTGTTCAGGATATAGAGGAATATAACAGTGTGCTTTCTACTTTTGGTGATTACGCGGTTGCCCCTGTAGGAAATATTATAGAATAG